Part of the Hyphomicrobiales bacterium genome, CTTCTGCACGGCGCGGCCTTGGCCTGCAAGGGCGGCGAGGGTCCCCACGGCGCCGCCGAACTGGACGACGGCAAGGCGGGGGCGAAGCTCGCCCAAGCGCTCGCGGGCGCGCAGCAGGGCGGAAAGCCAACCGGTGACCTTGAAGCCGAAACTGATGGGAAGCGCCTGCTGCATGAAGGTGCGGCCGGCCATGGGGTGGTCGCGGTGCTTGCGGGCGAGCGCCGCGAGCGCGGCGATGAGGCCGTCAAGGCTTGCCTGCGTGTGGTCGAGCACCTCGCCGAGCTGCGTAACCAGGGCGGTGTCCATGAGGTCCTGGCTGGTCGCCCCCCAATGGACGTAGCGGCCGGCCTTGCCGCCGACAAGCGCGGTCAGCTTCTTGACCATGGGGATAACCGGGTTGCCGACCTTGGCGGTGGCGGCGCCGAGGGCGTCGAGGTCGAACAGCTCGGCGCGGCATTTCTCGGCGATCTTTCCCGCCGCGTCCTCGGGGATGACGCCGCAGCCAGCTTGCGCCCGCGCCAGCGCCGCCTCGAAGTCGAGCAGGCCCTGCAGGCGGGCGCGGTCGGAGAAGATTTTGGCCAATTCGGGACGCGCGAACAGGCGGCCGAGGAGCGTAGAATCGCCTGCGCCGATGGTCATGCCGCTGCGGGCCTCCCCCCAATGGATTGCTTGCGTTCGGGTGGGACTGTAGCCGGAGCCCGTGCGGTCTGTCATCCATTGGTCGCACGCCCGTTCCTATGTTGGCCTTGACCGGGAACCGGCGAAGCGCGAGACTTCGCGCCTCGGGTATGAGTTGATTTCGGTCCTGCGGACCAAGCGGAACACCTTAGAAAACCGCAACAATACGTCGTTAGGGGAGGAGCGCGGATGCCAACCGTGTCGATGACCGTGAATGGAAAGAGCGTATCGGCCGATGTCGATACGCGCACGCTGCTGGTGCAATTTCTGCGCGAGACGCTGGGCCTCACCGGCACCCATGTCGGCTGCGACACCAGCCAGTGCGGCTGCTGCGTCGTTCATATCGACGGCCAGGCGATGAAGTCGTGCACCCGCCTTGCCATGCAGTGCGAAGGGGCCGAGGTGACGACCATCGAGGGGCTGGCCGCCAACGGCGCGCTGCACCCGATGCAGCAGGCCTTCCACGAAAATCACGGGCTTCAGTGCGGCTTCTGCACGCCGGGCATGATCATGGCCGCGGTGGACATGGTCAATCGGCTCGGCAACAAGCTCGACGAAAAGACCATCCGCCACGAGCTCGAAGGCAATCTGTGCCGCTGCACGGGCTACCACAATATCGTCAAGTCGATCGCCGCCGGCGCCGCGGCGATGAAATAAGGCCGCCAGGTCGGCTCGCTGCGGCGAACGCGCCCGAATAACAGGCCAGAATTCTTCGGCGTTGGGAGGACGTCATGACGGATCAGGGTATCGGAGCGGCGGTCCTGCGCCGCGAGGACGGACGGTTCATCACCGGCAAGGGCAGATTTGTCGACGACATCAGCCGGCCGGGCCAAGCCTACGCTTGTTTCCTGCGCTCGCCGCACGCCCATGCCGAGATCAGGAAGGTCGATGTCGCCAAGGCCGCCAAGTCGGCCGGCGTGATCGTGGTGCTGACCGGCAAGGAGGTCGCCGCCGACGGCCTCGGCGGCATGCCGTGCGGCTGGGGCATCACCAACAGCGACGGCACCAAGATGGTCGAGCCGGCCTGGCCGATCCTCGCCCAGGGGCGGGTGCGCTTCGTCGGCGACATGGTCGCGGTGGTCGTCGCCGAGAGCCTCGCCGCGGCGCGCGACGGCGCCGAGGTGATAGAAGTCGATTACAAGGCGCTGCCGGCCGCCGCCTCGACGGCGACGGCGATGCGGGCCGGCACGCCGCAAATCTGGGACGCGGCGAAGAACAATGTCTGCTTCGACTGGGACCTTGGTGATGCGGCGGCGACCGACGCGGCGATCGATGCGTCCGCCCATGTCACCAAGCTCGATATCGTCAACCAGCGGGTCGTCGCCAGCGCCATCGAGCCGCGTGCGGCGCTGGCCGAATATGACGCCGCCAACAACCAGTTAACGCTGCACTGCACGAGCCAGGCGCCGCACGTGGCCCGCCTGCTGCTCGGCGCCTTCGTGCTCAACCATCCCGAGCACAAGTTCCGCGTCGTCTCGCCGGATGTCGGCGGCGGCTTCGGCTCCAAGATCTACCCCTATGTCGAATACGCGGTGCTGTGCTGGGCGGCGAAGCGGCTCGGCCGGCCGATCAAATGGACGGCGCAGCGGTCTGAATCCTTCCTCTCCGACGCCCATGGCCGCGACCATGTGACGGTGGCCGAACTGGGCCTCGACAAGGACGGCGGGTTCACGGCACTGAGGGTTTCGACCATCGCCAATCTCGGCGCCTATCTGTCGACCTTCGGGCCGCTGATCCCGACCTATCTTTACGCGCCTCTGTTCGCCGGCCAGTACACGACGCCGGCCATACACGTCCGCGTGCAGGCGGTGTTCACCAACACGGTGCCGGTCGACGCGGTGCGCGGCGCAGGCCGCCCGGAGGCGACCTTCTTGCTGGAGCGGTTGGTCGAGACGGCGGCGCGCGAACTCGGCATGGACCCCGGCGAATTGAGGCGCAGGAACTTCATTAAGCCGGATGCCTATCCGTATCAAACCCCGGTCGCCTTCGTTTACGATTCGGGAGACTACGCGGCCGCCCTCGACAAGGCGCTGGAGATCGCCGACTACAAGGGGTTCGCCAAGCGGCGCGAGGAGGCCAAGAAGCGCGGCAAGCTGCGCGGCATCGGCCTGTCGACGCCGATCGAGGCGACGGGCGCCGCTCCCTCGGCGATTGCCGGCGCGCTCGGCGCCCGGGCGGGGCTTTATGAATCCGCCGAGGTGCGATTCAACCCGACCGGCTCGGTCACCGTCTATTTGGGCGTGCACAGCCACGGACAGGGCCACGCCACCACCTTTGCCCAGATCGTCGCCAGCAAGCTCGGCGTGCCGTACGACAATGTCGAGATCGTCGAGGGCGACACCGGCGCCATCCCGTTCGGCATGGGCACCTACGGCTCACGCTCGGCTTCGGTCGGCGGCAGCGCGGTGATCAAGGCCTGCGACAAGATCATCGCCAAGGGCAAGAAGATCGCGGCCCACCTGCTGGAGGCGTCGGAAGGCGACATCGGCTTCGAGGACGGCAGCTTCAAGGTCTCGGGCACGGACAAGGCCAAGAGCATCGGCGAGGTGGCGTTCGCGGCTTACGTGCCTCACAACTATCCGCTGGAGACGCTGGAGCCGGGCCTCGACGAGCAGGCTTTCTTCGACCCGACGAACTTCAATTTCCCTTACGCCGCTTATGTCTGCGAGGTGGAGGTCGATCCCGACACCGGCGTCACCGAGATCGTGAAATTCACCGCAGTCGACGATGTCGGCAACGTCATCAACCCGATGATCGTGCACGGCCAGGTCCAGGGCGGCGTCGTCCACGGCATCGGCCAGGCGCTGACCGAGCAGTCGGTCTATGACGCTTCCGGTCAGCTCGTGACCGGCTCCTACATGGACTATTGCCTGCCGCGCGCCGACAACGTGCCGATGATCGACTGCGACCTGACGGTCACGCCCTGTCCGTCGAACCCGCTCGGCGTCAAGGGGGTCGGCGAGATCGGCGCCATCGGCGCGCCGCCGGCAGTGATCAACGCCATCACCGACGCGATCGGCAACAACGATTTGTCGATGCCGGCGACGGCCGAAAAGGTCTGGCAGGCGATCCGCGCCGCCTAATCGAGGAGAGAATCGAGATGTATCCCTTCAACTATCACCGCGCGGCGAGCCTCCAGGAGGCGGCCAAGCTCCTTACCGGCGAGCCGGAGGCGAAGCTGCTCGCCGGCGGGCAGACCTTGCTGCCGACCATGAAGCAGCGGCTGGCGGGCCCGTCCGATCTCATCGATCTGACCGGCATCGCGTCCCTCAAGGTCATCAAGGCCGACAAGAACGGCGTCCAGATCGGCGCCATGACGACCCATGCGGAGGTCGCGGCCTCGAAGGACGTGCAGAACGCCATTCCGGCGCTCGCGGCGCTTGCCGGCGACATCGGCGATCCGCATGTGCGCGCGGCCGGCACCATCGGCGGATCGGTCGCCAACAACGACCCGGCCGCCGACTATCCGGCCGCCTGTCTGGGGCTTGCCGCCACCGTCATCACCAATCACCGCACGATTTCAGCCGACGAATTCTTCACCGGCCTGTTCGAGACCGCGCTCAACGACGAGGAGATCATCACCGCGGTGAATTTCCCGATTCCGGCCCAGGCCGGCTATGTGAAGTTCAAGAACCCGGCTTCCCGCTACGCCATCGTCGGCGTCTTCGCGGCGCGGACGGGCGGCGGCGCCAGGGTCGCCGTCACCGGCGCCGGCGCCGAAGGCGTCTTCCGGGTGAAGGAGATGGAGGCGGCGCTGGACAAGAATTTCAGCCCCGATGCGGTCGCCGGAATCTCGGTGTCCGCCGACGGATTCAACAGCGATATCCACGCCAGCGCCGAATACCGCGCCCATCTGGTCACGGTGATGGCCAAGCGGGCGGTGGCGGCAGCGCGCTAAAACAGCAGCCGTTCGGTCAGAAAATGGCGTCATCGTTATTCCGGACAGCGTGCGCGCGGCGCATCGCGTGATCCGGAATCCAGCGCAATTCCAGGGATTGCGGCAAGGCCGCAACTGGACTCCGGACTCCGCCGGAGTGACGTATGCGGGGCGATCTGCTGTCGACGGTCGGCGTTCTTGATAAATCGCAACGCTCTCCTAGCTGTGATACACAGAATTCCGGCGCGCCGGCGCGCGCCGCTTGTTCGCGCCTTGAGGATATGACCATGACCAACGGCGTGCCGGCGTCGATCGACAAGACGATGCAGCTGCTCAAGGGCGAGAACTATCTCGCCGACCGGGCGCTGGCGACCGTGCTTTATCTGGCCCTGAAGCTCGGCCGGCCGCTGTTCCTCGAAGGCGAGGCCGGCGTCGGCAAGACCGAGATCGCCAAGGTGCTGGCCACGGGCCTGAAGCGCAGCCTGATCCGTCTGCAATGCTATGAGGGGCTCGACGTTTCTTCCGCGCTCTACGAGTGGAACTTCGCCGGCCAGATGACCGAAATCCGCATCGCCGAGGCCGAAGGCGTCACCGACCGGGGGCGGCTCGAGGAGGACGTGTTTTCCGAGCGTTTCCTCATCAAACGGCCGCTCCTGGAGGCGCTCGAGCCGCACACCGAGGGCGCGCCGGTGCTGCTAATCGACGAGATCGACCGCACCGACGAGGCCTTCGAGGCGTTCCTGCTCGAGGTGCTGTCTGACTTCCAGGTCACCATCCCGGAGATCGGCACCATCCGCGCCGAGCGGCCGCCGATCGTCGTCATCACCTCGAACCGCACCCGCGAGGTGCACGACGCCTTGAAGCGCCGCTGCCTCTATCACTGGGTCGATTTCCCGGATGCCGAGCGCGAGCTCGCCATCGTGCACGCCAAGGTGCCGGGCGTTCACGACCGGCTGTCGCGCGAGGTGGTTGGCTTCGTCCAGGCGATCCGCAAGGAGGACCTGTTCAAGGCGCCGGGCGTCGCCGAGACGCTCGACTGGGCAGCCGCGCTCGCCGAGCTCGACGCGGTGGCGCTGGAGCCGGGCACGGTGTCGGACACGCTCGGCGTGCTGCTCAAATATCAGGACGACATCGAGCGCATGCGCGAGGGCGCCACCAACCGCATCATCGAGGAGGTGCGGGCCGAGCTCGTGGCCGCGGGGTGATCGGGATGGGCGCGGGCGAGGCCGACGGCCGGCTTGCCGACAATGTCATCCATTTCGTGCGCCTTCTGCGCGGCGCCGGGCTGTCCGTCGGCCCTGCCCAGGCGCTCGGCGCGCTCGAAGCGCTGCAGACGGCGGGCATCGGCCGGAAGCAGGATTTCTACTGGACCCTGCACGCAACCCTGGTCACACGCCGCGAGCACAAGCCGATCTTCGACCAGGCCTTCGCCCTGTTCTGGCAGAAGCGCGGGCTGATCGACAAGATGATCGCGCTGATGTCGCCGGAAATGAGCTCGGCGGCAGCCGAGGCCCAAGAGCCGAAGCCGGCGGCGCTGCGGCTCGCCGAGGCGCTGGGCGAGGGGGCCGAACAGCCGCCGCGGCGCGAGGAGCAGGCCGAATTCGACGCCAGGCTGACCATGTCGGAGCGCGAGGTCCTGAGAAGCAAGGATTTCGAGCAGATGAGCGCCGCCGAATTCGCCGAGGCCGCGCGCCTGGTGCGGACCCTGGTGCTACCCGAGGACGAGGTGCGCACCCGGCGCACCCGGCCGCTTGCCCGCGGCAGAAAGCTCGACCCGCGCGGCACGCTCAGACGCACCTTGCGCACCGGTGGCGACGTCATTGCGCTGGCGCGGCGGACGCGGCGATTGCGCCATCCGCCGCTGGTCCTGCTGATCGACATTTCCGGTTCG contains:
- a CDS encoding xanthine dehydrogenase family protein subunit M; this encodes MYPFNYHRAASLQEAAKLLTGEPEAKLLAGGQTLLPTMKQRLAGPSDLIDLTGIASLKVIKADKNGVQIGAMTTHAEVAASKDVQNAIPALAALAGDIGDPHVRAAGTIGGSVANNDPAADYPAACLGLAATVITNHRTISADEFFTGLFETALNDEEIITAVNFPIPAQAGYVKFKNPASRYAIVGVFAARTGGGARVAVTGAGAEGVFRVKEMEAALDKNFSPDAVAGISVSADGFNSDIHASAEYRAHLVTVMAKRAVAAAR
- a CDS encoding MoxR family ATPase yields the protein MTNGVPASIDKTMQLLKGENYLADRALATVLYLALKLGRPLFLEGEAGVGKTEIAKVLATGLKRSLIRLQCYEGLDVSSALYEWNFAGQMTEIRIAEAEGVTDRGRLEEDVFSERFLIKRPLLEALEPHTEGAPVLLIDEIDRTDEAFEAFLLEVLSDFQVTIPEIGTIRAERPPIVVITSNRTREVHDALKRRCLYHWVDFPDAERELAIVHAKVPGVHDRLSREVVGFVQAIRKEDLFKAPGVAETLDWAAALAELDAVALEPGTVSDTLGVLLKYQDDIERMREGATNRIIEEVRAELVAAG
- a CDS encoding xanthine dehydrogenase family protein molybdopterin-binding subunit, translating into MTDQGIGAAVLRREDGRFITGKGRFVDDISRPGQAYACFLRSPHAHAEIRKVDVAKAAKSAGVIVVLTGKEVAADGLGGMPCGWGITNSDGTKMVEPAWPILAQGRVRFVGDMVAVVVAESLAAARDGAEVIEVDYKALPAAASTATAMRAGTPQIWDAAKNNVCFDWDLGDAAATDAAIDASAHVTKLDIVNQRVVASAIEPRAALAEYDAANNQLTLHCTSQAPHVARLLLGAFVLNHPEHKFRVVSPDVGGGFGSKIYPYVEYAVLCWAAKRLGRPIKWTAQRSESFLSDAHGRDHVTVAELGLDKDGGFTALRVSTIANLGAYLSTFGPLIPTYLYAPLFAGQYTTPAIHVRVQAVFTNTVPVDAVRGAGRPEATFLLERLVETAARELGMDPGELRRRNFIKPDAYPYQTPVAFVYDSGDYAAALDKALEIADYKGFAKRREEAKKRGKLRGIGLSTPIEATGAAPSAIAGALGARAGLYESAEVRFNPTGSVTVYLGVHSHGQGHATTFAQIVASKLGVPYDNVEIVEGDTGAIPFGMGTYGSRSASVGGSAVIKACDKIIAKGKKIAAHLLEASEGDIGFEDGSFKVSGTDKAKSIGEVAFAAYVPHNYPLETLEPGLDEQAFFDPTNFNFPYAAYVCEVEVDPDTGVTEIVKFTAVDDVGNVINPMIVHGQVQGGVVHGIGQALTEQSVYDASGQLVTGSYMDYCLPRADNVPMIDCDLTVTPCPSNPLGVKGVGEIGAIGAPPAVINAITDAIGNNDLSMPATAEKVWQAIRAA
- a CDS encoding (2Fe-2S)-binding protein, producing MPTVSMTVNGKSVSADVDTRTLLVQFLRETLGLTGTHVGCDTSQCGCCVVHIDGQAMKSCTRLAMQCEGAEVTTIEGLAANGALHPMQQAFHENHGLQCGFCTPGMIMAAVDMVNRLGNKLDEKTIRHELEGNLCRCTGYHNIVKSIAAGAAAMK
- a CDS encoding VWA domain-containing protein, with translation MGAGEADGRLADNVIHFVRLLRGAGLSVGPAQALGALEALQTAGIGRKQDFYWTLHATLVTRREHKPIFDQAFALFWQKRGLIDKMIALMSPEMSSAAAEAQEPKPAALRLAEALGEGAEQPPRREEQAEFDARLTMSEREVLRSKDFEQMSAAEFAEAARLVRTLVLPEDEVRTRRTRPLARGRKLDPRGTLRRTLRTGGDVIALARRTRRLRHPPLVLLIDISGSMASYSRVMLHFAHALARARERVHVFLFGTRLSNVSRHLRTRDPDEALAAVSRAVEDWSGGTRIASCLTTFNKDWSRRVLGQGAVVLLVSDGLEREAGSELPRQIERLHKSCRRLVWLNPLLRFDRFEARAGGIRAMLPHVDEFRPVHNLESLASLAAALDGRRQFLPDPRTWLRPAA